The sequence TGGTTTCGGAATGTACAATATAACAACCAGTACCACGACTTTCCTGGTATAAAAAAGACTGATTGAAATGTAGTTTGAAAGCTGCTTTACAATAAGCTACACCTCTTAATTGCGGAAGTGCACTTAATGACacgaaaatgttgaaatcCTACCACGCATGAAGGAGACCTCCGTGGGGGTCATATCAAATCCTGTGAATGTTTATCCGATTTCAACCATTTCTCTATTGTTGCTCATCTCGTCAGAGATGTCATCACCTATACGACGAATGCCTTCTGTAGTCAACATCCTGATCTTACAACTTATGACACTAACAAGCAAACGCCAAACCATTTTACGATACATACGATTAACGTAAGAATAAATTATAACATTCATAAAACTGTTACAGTTAGCAATCCACGTGGCTATCCAACTGATTACGTCCGGAACTCGGACATCACCTGAACTAACGACTGCCACAGCAGTATAAGTTCCCCAAGATAAGAAATAAGCTATAGCCGTGGTACCAAGTACTCGAATCGCCCGCATATCGCTTTTCGATACCTTCCCCTCGTGTTCGATTACTTCCAAATTCTGAATCCGTCGCACTTGATTTCTTGCGATTTTCGCGATATGACAAGACGTACTCATTAGAATCAATCCAGAGAAAATCGGTATATAAATACCCGTAATCAGACAATACCAAAAATTGTCAATCCAATACATGGCACACATATTTTCTGCGTGGCTATACTTGTAATAGGACTCGGGTAGTGATTGCAATATTGGTGTCATGAAGGTGATACTAGCTCCAAGCCACAAACCCCCGAAAACGATATAAAGACGACAAGGCGTTACAAGTTGGCCGTAGCGATACGGGCGAGTGATGGCTAGATGTCTATCGATGCTCACTAAGCCTAGTGACCAAATTGACACGGTGACAGAAACGCCGTGAAACATGCCGGAGACCTGGCAGAAATCGATACTGTACGGCCATTTATCTATACAGCTAGGATAAATTGACGGTAGACACGCAAATAATCCAACCATAATGTCAGCGCAAGACAAATTTAAAAGGCACAAACGAGATGTTTTTG is a genomic window of Tubulanus polymorphus chromosome 5, tnTubPoly1.2, whole genome shotgun sequence containing:
- the LOC141906278 gene encoding G-protein coupled receptor 52-like, giving the protein MNVTTNSTQETVDGSYVHPIPSVFRVIFTSFVTFAIIVSNIINLTCMRHLKQLPKTSRLCLLNLSCADIMVGLFACLPSIYPSCIDKWPYSIDFCQVSGMFHGVSVTVSIWSLGLVSIDRHLAITRPYRYGQLVTPCRLYIVFGGLWLGASITFMTPILQSLPESYYKYSHAENMCAMYWIDNFWYCLITGIYIPIFSGLILMSTSCHIAKIARNQVRRIQNLEVIEHEGKVSKSDMRAIRVLGTTAIAYFLSWGTYTAVAVVSSGDVRVPDVISWIATWIANCNSFMNVIIYSYVNRMYRKMVWRLLVSVISCKIRMLTTEGIRRIGDDISDEMSNNREMVEIG